One Bacillota bacterium DNA window includes the following coding sequences:
- a CDS encoding IS3 family transposase (programmed frameshift): MPRSHPPYPAEFRAQAVELIRTSGKSIIEVARELGVSGEGLRRWVRQAEADAGRGRPGDLTTDEKAELQRLRRENRVLREEREIPKKSRDLLRKGERDPVSRYRFIEVEKANHAVSLMCRVLTVSRAGYYAWRKRGPSQRAQGDTALVERIRSIHRASRGTYGSPRVRAKLVLEGVATSRKRVARLVRESGLAGVRRPRRRVRTTVVNPAAPVAPNLVAQNFVAEAPNRLWFGDITYVRTQEGWLYLATLMNCYARRIVGWSMADRLRTELALSALDMAIRRRRPRPGELVHRTDRGCQYTSTAYQAALTGAGITASMSRKGECLDNAVAESFFATLKAELTEGRTWRTRAEAAQVIFEWIEVFYNRQRLHSGLGYLSPTGYEERVRAEKVA, encoded by the exons ATGCCAAGAAGCCATCCCCCGTATCCCGCTGAGTTCCGGGCCCAGGCTGTTGAGCTGATACGAACGAGCGGCAAGTCGATCATCGAGGTAGCGAGGGAACTGGGGGTCTCCGGGGAAGGGCTGCGTCGGTGGGTGCGCCAGGCGGAGGCGGACGCCGGCCGTGGCCGGCCGGGCGATCTGACCACCGACGAGAAGGCCGAACTGCAGCGACTGCGGCGGGAGAACAGGGTCCTACGTGAAGAGCGTGAGATCC CTAAAAAAAGCCGCGACCTTCTTCGTAAAGGAGAGCGAGACCCGGTGAGCCGGTATCGGTTCATCGAGGTGGAGAAGGCGAACCACGCGGTTTCGCTCATGTGCCGGGTGCTGACGGTCTCACGGGCCGGGTATTACGCCTGGCGGAAGCGCGGCCCCTCACAGAGGGCCCAGGGGGACACGGCCTTGGTGGAGCGCATCCGCTCCATCCACCGGGCCAGCCGAGGGACCTACGGGTCGCCCAGGGTGCGCGCCAAGCTTGTCCTGGAAGGCGTGGCCACCTCGCGAAAGCGTGTTGCCCGGCTGGTGCGGGAGAGCGGCCTTGCCGGCGTCCGTCGGCCACGGCGCCGGGTACGGACGACGGTCGTCAACCCCGCCGCGCCGGTCGCCCCCAACCTGGTGGCCCAGAACTTCGTGGCCGAGGCTCCGAATCGGCTCTGGTTTGGGGATATCACCTATGTACGGACCCAGGAGGGCTGGCTGTACCTGGCGACGCTCATGAACTGCTACGCGCGGCGCATCGTGGGCTGGTCGATGGCCGACCGCCTGCGGACGGAACTGGCTCTGAGCGCCCTGGACATGGCCATCCGGCGTCGCCGCCCACGGCCGGGCGAACTGGTCCACCGCACTGACCGCGGCTGCCAGTACACCTCGACGGCCTACCAGGCGGCCCTGACCGGTGCCGGGATCACCGCCTCGATGAGCCGGAAGGGCGAATGCCTCGACAACGCGGTGGCGGAGAGCTTCTTCGCGACGCTCAAGGCAGAGCTGACTGAGGGGCGGACCTGGCGGACCCGGGCCGAGGCAGCCCAAGTCATCTTCGAATGGATCGAGGTTTTCTACAACCGTCAGAGGCTACATTCCGGCCTCGGCTACTTGTCCCCCACGGGATACGAAGAACGGGTTCGAGCTGAGAAGGTAGCGTGA